The following coding sequences lie in one Acidobacteriota bacterium genomic window:
- a CDS encoding oligosaccharide flippase family protein, with the protein MFQRIQQLVRHLVIYGVGDAATSLISLLLLPLFTHYLKPDDYGIITLLLTVEAVTRILFRWGTDSAFMRLYYDCKNERDQQRLTSTIVWFLLGVDLALLLVGFACAPFIGRYFFESAAHDGLIRLVIFNTFLGTFLFIPNCLLRIREQSTLFAALTFVKSFSTIVVRLVLVIPMRMGVDGVVLSDTVVTVALVIIMARWVLPLLRPVFSVTLLREALHFGLPRLPHAMAHQAIAVSDRWLMAMFLTPSDIGLYGVGSSFGQALKLFLNGFEFAWAPFYFGSMHRPDAKTIYARLTTYVFGAVVLLAAGLSAIATDLVRLMTAPEFSRASIVIPATAIGVVAQAAYQVTAIGLNITKQAKYFPIATAFAAVVSIVGNLILIPRFGLLGAAYMNAIAYTALTLAAGWFAYRVYPVQYEWRRLGFIAGAGLVSYLAATLAVPVLKSAIVGLLVRGTLVVAIYPLILIATGCIEPSERERLVGLFRSMRKAKPEPVMAEETNEMGGEILSGSVEYTGSANDTAGTADSTTRTPRP; encoded by the coding sequence GTGTTCCAGAGGATTCAGCAGCTTGTTCGCCACCTCGTCATCTACGGCGTCGGCGACGCCGCGACTTCGCTCATCAGCCTCCTGCTGCTGCCGCTCTTCACGCACTACCTGAAGCCAGACGACTACGGCATCATCACGCTGCTACTCACCGTCGAGGCCGTGACGCGCATCCTGTTCCGCTGGGGCACCGACAGCGCATTCATGCGGCTGTACTACGACTGCAAGAACGAGCGGGACCAGCAGCGGCTCACCAGCACCATCGTCTGGTTCCTGCTGGGCGTGGACCTCGCGCTCCTACTCGTGGGATTTGCCTGCGCGCCGTTCATCGGGCGCTACTTCTTCGAAAGTGCCGCGCACGACGGTCTGATACGTCTGGTGATCTTCAACACGTTCCTCGGTACGTTCCTGTTCATTCCGAATTGCCTGCTCCGGATTCGCGAACAGTCGACGCTGTTTGCCGCCCTGACCTTCGTCAAGTCGTTTTCGACCATCGTCGTGCGCCTGGTGCTCGTCATCCCGATGAGGATGGGTGTTGATGGCGTCGTGCTGTCCGACACGGTCGTGACGGTGGCGCTGGTCATCATCATGGCGAGATGGGTGCTGCCCCTGCTGCGGCCGGTGTTTTCGGTGACGCTCCTGCGCGAAGCCCTGCACTTCGGCCTGCCCAGGTTGCCCCATGCGATGGCTCACCAGGCCATCGCGGTGAGCGACCGGTGGCTGATGGCGATGTTCCTGACTCCGAGCGACATCGGCTTGTATGGGGTCGGCAGCAGTTTCGGGCAGGCGCTGAAGCTGTTTCTCAACGGGTTCGAGTTCGCGTGGGCGCCATTCTATTTTGGGTCTATGCATCGGCCCGACGCCAAGACGATCTACGCGAGGTTGACCACCTACGTGTTCGGGGCCGTCGTACTGTTGGCGGCGGGGCTCTCCGCCATCGCAACCGACCTCGTGCGGTTGATGACCGCTCCGGAGTTCAGCAGGGCCAGCATCGTGATTCCGGCCACGGCGATCGGCGTGGTCGCGCAGGCCGCCTACCAGGTGACCGCCATCGGGTTGAACATCACCAAGCAGGCGAAATACTTCCCGATTGCCACCGCGTTTGCGGCCGTGGTGAGTATTGTCGGCAATCTCATCCTGATACCCAGGTTTGGGTTGCTCGGCGCGGCCTACATGAATGCGATTGCCTACACCGCTCTGACGCTCGCCGCTGGGTGGTTTGCCTATCGCGTCTATCCGGTGCAGTACGAATGGCGGCGGCTCGGCTTTATTGCAGGCGCGGGTCTGGTGTCGTATCTCGCGGCCACGCTGGCCGTGCCCGTGCTCAAGAGCGCGATCGTCGGTCTGCTCGTGCGCGGCACGCTCGTAGTGGCGATCTATCCGTTGATTCTGATTGCCACCGGATGCATCGAGCCGTCGGAGCGGGAACGCCTCGTCGGGTTGTTCCGCTCCATGCGGAAAGCGAAACCAGAACCCGTGATGGCCGAAGAGACCAACGAAATGGGCGGCGAGATCCTGTCTGGATCCGTTGAGTACACCGGATCGGCCAACGACACCGCTGGGACAGCGGACTCCACGACCAGGACGCCTAGACCCTGA
- a CDS encoding glycosyltransferase family 39 protein, with protein sequence MSAIASGRRWWHDLRDPWLLAALALGLVLRLTSLDHGLPHVYNPDEVSILSRALSLASGDLNPHNFLYPTLYFYILAAATGAYAVIAMMVGQAHSLAQFEAQFWQDPTRVYLVGRSLSVAAGVITVFAVYRLALRVGDRTLARVAAALMAVAYVPVRDAHFLKHDVPATLLIVGAVAASWWVWQRGRTRDYVLAGASVGVAFALHYPAALTVAALLAAHVLRTRRSMAELLGPRLWLAALTIVAVFAVCSPYVLVDMTTALRDIQANGAIIVERAQRVYGLFGSAIPQLEMLRTQGAGLAWLIAAVVGCFALVRRSASAFVWLAAFPLAFFLFISNTWPFGRTANPLYPFLAVMGAAGLVWMSRRFGRFATPALIGLTAIATAQPLVSSVLFDYLVAQTDTRTLAMWWIETHVTAGASVAVEPYSVQLQPTRAQLTAALQASGIRPERAGRRSRTLLARFPYPSPAYRLFHIGEAGLDEDKIYIPREAFSRGVSESTQRAPCVDYIVLKSEAPHGVNPLSPVVAAHSRLVHREDPFAASTGSGDGFLPDFDVKPSLAVERPGPVIEIWQTRNGCQVGAIER encoded by the coding sequence ATGAGCGCGATCGCATCAGGAAGACGCTGGTGGCACGATCTGCGGGACCCCTGGCTGCTGGCCGCGCTGGCGCTCGGTCTGGTGTTGCGCCTCACGAGCCTCGATCATGGACTCCCCCACGTCTACAATCCTGACGAAGTCAGCATCCTGTCGCGGGCGCTCTCACTCGCCTCGGGCGACTTGAACCCGCACAATTTCCTGTACCCGACGCTGTACTTCTACATCCTGGCTGCGGCGACCGGCGCGTACGCCGTCATCGCGATGATGGTTGGCCAGGCCCATTCGCTGGCCCAGTTCGAAGCGCAGTTCTGGCAGGACCCGACGAGGGTCTATCTGGTGGGCCGATCGTTGTCGGTGGCCGCTGGCGTGATCACCGTCTTCGCGGTGTATAGATTGGCTCTCCGCGTCGGTGATCGGACACTGGCTCGTGTGGCGGCGGCACTGATGGCGGTGGCCTACGTCCCGGTACGTGATGCGCACTTCCTCAAGCACGACGTGCCGGCCACGCTGTTGATCGTTGGTGCGGTCGCGGCCAGTTGGTGGGTGTGGCAGCGCGGCCGGACGCGGGACTACGTCCTTGCCGGCGCATCGGTTGGTGTCGCCTTCGCGCTGCACTACCCCGCCGCGCTCACCGTCGCCGCCCTGTTGGCGGCGCACGTGTTGCGGACACGCCGGTCGATGGCGGAACTGTTGGGTCCGCGCCTGTGGCTGGCGGCGCTCACCATCGTCGCGGTGTTCGCCGTCTGCTCGCCCTACGTGCTGGTCGACATGACGACAGCGCTGCGCGACATCCAGGCCAACGGCGCCATCATCGTTGAACGGGCTCAGCGAGTATACGGTCTGTTCGGCTCAGCCATTCCTCAACTGGAGATGCTTCGCACACAGGGTGCGGGACTCGCGTGGCTGATTGCGGCCGTGGTGGGCTGCTTCGCGCTTGTCCGTCGGTCAGCGTCGGCGTTCGTGTGGCTTGCCGCATTCCCGCTCGCGTTTTTCCTGTTCATCTCGAACACGTGGCCGTTCGGCCGCACGGCCAATCCGCTCTACCCGTTCCTCGCGGTGATGGGCGCGGCCGGCCTGGTCTGGATGAGCCGGAGATTTGGACGCTTTGCCACTCCCGCGCTCATCGGCCTGACAGCGATCGCAACTGCCCAACCGCTCGTGTCGTCTGTGCTCTTCGACTACCTCGTCGCGCAGACCGACACGCGGACATTGGCCATGTGGTGGATCGAGACGCACGTGACGGCGGGGGCCAGCGTCGCGGTTGAGCCGTACTCGGTTCAGTTGCAGCCGACGCGCGCGCAGTTGACAGCGGCGCTCCAGGCGTCGGGAATTCGACCGGAACGGGCCGGCCGGCGCTCGCGCACGCTGCTCGCCCGGTTCCCTTATCCGTCTCCGGCCTATCGTCTCTTCCATATCGGCGAAGCCGGTTTGGACGAAGACAAGATCTACATTCCCCGGGAGGCCTTCTCGCGAGGGGTGTCTGAATCGACTCAACGGGCGCCATGCGTCGACTACATCGTGCTCAAGAGTGAGGCACCTCACGGGGTCAATCCCCTGTCGCCAGTCGTCGCGGCGCATTCACGACTCGTGCACAGGGAAGACCCGTTCGCCGCCTCGACAGGGTCAGGCGATGGATTCCTCCCGGACTTTGACGTGAAGCCGTCGCTCGCGGTCGAGCGTCCGGGACCGGTGATCGAGATCTGGCAGACGCGCAACGGGTGCCAGGTGGGCGCGATCGAACGATGA
- a CDS encoding NTP transferase domain-containing protein, translated as MSSEPGTRTLGIIPVREADVLAAGEPILLAGRPLLAYTIDAAREASRLARVVVSTDGHAAAELARALGADVPFMRPAELARPGVGIWQVLQHCINWLQDQQGDRFDMVVLLEASHPVRPRGLVDRVIDALTSSDFDSVLTAHEERHAFWMQTPDGEIHPVALDQESSRQRRPPLFREVAGLACASRHGVVTAGRGPGRNVGIVPVHSWFGLIDTQDPFGLIVAEKLLEAAREQPALSGGPLVGFPDSRSAGQNR; from the coding sequence GTGAGCAGCGAACCGGGCACGCGAACGCTTGGCATCATTCCTGTCCGCGAGGCTGACGTGCTCGCCGCTGGCGAGCCCATCCTGCTGGCCGGACGCCCGTTGCTGGCGTACACGATCGATGCCGCGCGCGAGGCGTCCCGCCTGGCCCGCGTCGTCGTCAGCACGGATGGCCACGCCGCAGCCGAACTGGCGCGGGCGCTGGGCGCCGACGTGCCCTTCATGCGCCCCGCGGAGCTCGCCAGGCCGGGCGTCGGCATCTGGCAGGTGCTCCAGCACTGTATCAACTGGCTCCAGGACCAACAGGGCGACCGGTTCGACATGGTGGTCCTGCTCGAGGCCAGCCATCCGGTCCGGCCGCGCGGCCTGGTCGATCGGGTGATCGACGCGCTCACGTCGAGCGACTTCGACAGCGTGTTGACCGCGCACGAAGAGCGCCATGCGTTCTGGATGCAGACGCCGGACGGAGAGATTCACCCGGTCGCGCTCGATCAGGAGTCGTCTCGTCAGAGGCGGCCGCCGCTGTTTCGCGAAGTCGCGGGCCTGGCCTGCGCGAGCCGGCACGGCGTGGTCACCGCCGGACGAGGCCCCGGTCGCAACGTCGGCATTGTCCCCGTGCACTCGTGGTTTGGTCTGATTGACACGCAGGATCCGTTCGGCCTGATCGTGGCCGAGAAACTGCTCGAGGCCGCGCGGGAACAGCCCGCCCTCAGCGGCGGACCTCTTGTCGGCTTTCCTGATTCCAGGTCGGCCGGCCAGAACCGTTAG
- the aroF gene encoding 3-deoxy-7-phosphoheptulonate synthase: protein MKDISPNDLRDNIPLVAKQHDGHKTTVRVGNVVIGGDALVIIAGPCAVETEELTLDIARAVKAAGATMLRGGAFKPLTFPYRRGLMMEIGEPGLAFLRRASDETGLPVVTEVIDVRLVEKIAQYADMLQIGARNMANFPLLQEVAQAKKPVLLKRHFGASLRDWLGAAEYLYYYGNTQVVLCERGVVAPHTHEVTSRFIVDLQVVPAVREYSHLPVIVDPSHSTFKRRYVAPIACGAIAVGADGIILDVHREPEKAAVDPLQALSYQAFGDLMKTIRGLAPVLGRTA, encoded by the coding sequence ATGAAAGACATTTCGCCGAACGATTTGCGCGACAACATCCCGCTGGTCGCCAAACAGCACGACGGCCACAAGACGACAGTGCGCGTCGGCAACGTCGTCATCGGCGGCGACGCGTTGGTGATCATCGCCGGCCCCTGCGCGGTCGAAACGGAGGAGTTGACGCTGGATATCGCCAGGGCCGTCAAGGCCGCCGGGGCGACCATGTTGCGGGGCGGGGCGTTCAAGCCGCTCACCTTCCCCTATCGCCGCGGATTGATGATGGAGATTGGCGAACCCGGTCTGGCGTTCCTCAGACGCGCGTCTGATGAAACGGGTCTGCCGGTCGTCACCGAGGTCATCGATGTCCGACTCGTCGAGAAGATCGCGCAGTATGCCGACATGCTCCAGATCGGCGCACGAAACATGGCCAACTTCCCGCTGCTCCAGGAGGTGGCGCAAGCGAAGAAGCCCGTGCTATTGAAACGGCACTTTGGCGCGAGCCTGCGCGACTGGCTCGGGGCGGCTGAGTACCTGTATTACTACGGCAACACGCAGGTCGTCCTCTGCGAGCGCGGCGTGGTCGCGCCCCACACGCACGAAGTGACCTCCCGTTTCATCGTCGATCTGCAGGTGGTGCCCGCGGTGCGCGAGTACTCCCATTTACCGGTCATCGTCGATCCGAGCCATTCGACGTTCAAGCGGCGCTACGTGGCCCCGATTGCCTGCGGCGCGATTGCCGTGGGCGCCGATGGCATTATCCTCGATGTACATCGCGAACCGGAGAAGGCCGCCGTCGATCCGCTGCAGGCATTGAGCTATCAGGCGTTTGGCGATCTAATGAAGACGATCCGGGGCCTGGCGCCGGTGTTGGGGCGCACCGCATGA
- a CDS encoding glycosyltransferase yields MKAGIVIRTKNEEAWLAQVLGAIGRQVDVETDVVVVDNDSTDRTLEIASRYPCRVVSISDRDFSHGRALNLGIRETPADLVAILSGHCIPANERWLLRFSANFSQASIAGVYGRQEPLPDSTAFDKRDLWTTFGRDRRTQRHDHFFHNANSMLRRAVWAEVPFNEDLPGVEDRDWARSVQDLGWQIAYEPHASVYHHHGIHQGRDEGRAARVARVIELIQNRTTGESL; encoded by the coding sequence ATGAAGGCCGGTATTGTCATCCGCACGAAGAACGAGGAGGCATGGCTCGCGCAGGTGCTCGGCGCGATCGGCCGGCAGGTGGATGTCGAGACCGACGTCGTGGTGGTGGACAACGACTCGACCGACAGAACCCTGGAGATTGCCAGCCGCTACCCGTGCCGCGTGGTATCGATCTCGGACCGCGACTTCTCCCACGGGCGCGCGCTTAACCTGGGCATTCGGGAAACCCCCGCCGACCTGGTGGCCATCCTGTCGGGCCACTGCATTCCCGCCAACGAGCGGTGGCTGCTGCGCTTCTCCGCGAACTTCAGCCAGGCGTCGATCGCGGGCGTCTATGGGCGTCAGGAGCCCCTGCCCGACAGCACCGCGTTCGACAAGCGCGATTTGTGGACGACGTTTGGCCGCGACCGACGCACGCAGCGGCACGATCACTTCTTCCACAATGCGAACTCGATGCTCCGGCGCGCCGTCTGGGCGGAGGTGCCGTTCAACGAGGATCTGCCCGGCGTCGAGGATCGCGACTGGGCCCGGAGCGTGCAGGATCTGGGCTGGCAGATCGCGTACGAACCGCACGCCAGCGTCTACCACCACCATGGCATTCATCAGGGACGCGACGAGGGCCGCGCCGCGCGCGTGGCGCGCGTGATCGAGCTCATCCAGAACCGGACCACTGGAGAATCCTTGTGA
- a CDS encoding class I SAM-dependent methyltransferase, with amino-acid sequence MRVYCSVAAHYNEGVPPIVPESDPPQYRIVRAASDEGVEFLRELDCLVDFYVHVMGGRVRDDGPGVRLKWSRDWEYPWVLTRARLAPGGRALDCGAGNSPVPFVMASRGASVVALDRDAIVASRPRYAAMVLRDWARGMVGLPLLVANGASSHESDMPGSGTAFARPTSPRPLPVRAWRFLRFNLVRRHRVAFSRIWKPDFWGPVSPRLLDRFHIEYMHADLTRLPFPDASFDLVSCISVLEHMPPDTRTRGVQEMARVLKPGGQLLLTYDLQERDLTRELVAASALDPIELACLKGVTTHTGRRRPDAIGLHLGKPAGPATALAGTGRPA; translated from the coding sequence ATGCGCGTCTATTGTAGCGTGGCCGCACACTATAATGAGGGCGTGCCGCCCATCGTGCCGGAATCCGATCCGCCCCAGTACCGCATCGTTCGCGCCGCCTCCGATGAAGGAGTTGAGTTTCTCCGAGAGCTCGATTGCCTGGTGGACTTCTACGTCCATGTGATGGGCGGCCGCGTGCGAGACGACGGCCCAGGGGTGCGGCTGAAGTGGTCGCGCGATTGGGAGTATCCGTGGGTGCTCACGCGGGCCCGGTTGGCGCCAGGGGGCCGGGCGCTCGACTGTGGGGCTGGCAATTCTCCCGTGCCGTTTGTGATGGCGTCGCGAGGCGCCTCGGTGGTCGCTCTCGATCGCGATGCCATCGTGGCATCCAGGCCCCGCTATGCCGCGATGGTGTTGCGTGACTGGGCTCGGGGCATGGTTGGGCTGCCTTTGCTCGTGGCGAACGGTGCATCATCCCACGAGAGCGATATGCCCGGTTCAGGAACGGCGTTCGCACGGCCCACGTCGCCTCGGCCGTTGCCGGTTCGCGCGTGGCGGTTTTTGAGGTTCAACCTGGTGCGCCGCCATCGGGTGGCCTTCTCTCGCATCTGGAAGCCGGATTTCTGGGGCCCGGTGTCGCCGCGGCTGCTCGATCGGTTTCATATCGAGTACATGCACGCGGACCTCACGCGTCTGCCGTTTCCTGATGCGAGCTTCGACCTGGTGAGCTGTATCAGTGTGCTGGAGCACATGCCACCCGACACGCGAACGCGCGGCGTTCAGGAAATGGCGCGTGTGCTCAAACCTGGCGGACAGCTGCTGCTGACCTACGACCTCCAGGAGCGGGATCTGACACGGGAACTGGTGGCCGCGAGCGCGTTGGATCCGATTGAACTCGCCTGTCTCAAAGGCGTCACCACCCACACCGGCCGCCGGCGTCCGGACGCTATCGGCCTCCACCTCGGCAAACCTGCCGGCCCGGCCACCGCCCTGGCCGGTACGGGCCGTCCGGCCTGA
- a CDS encoding methyltransferase domain-containing protein has product MTTPESTVRGGEYTQRGDYHRELDESWEYRPTYLAKMREVRRYLDGLPASTRVLDAGCGEGVLVQEYAGRLRIEGVDLHYTSPLVRSGSLTALPFDGERFDRALCLDVLEHLALKDQFSALQELFRVLTPGGELLLSVPNLAHLQSRVHFLLKGQLIRTAAVSKHPGDRPVREFVQLATAAGFEIVSRRGIFPTVPVLTSLIRRHPTTLQWLHTLLSRSLPIPGWCFLNLVRVRKPHSALSSRG; this is encoded by the coding sequence ATGACCACACCGGAATCGACGGTTCGCGGCGGCGAGTACACGCAGCGGGGCGACTACCATCGCGAACTCGACGAGTCGTGGGAGTATCGGCCGACCTATCTCGCGAAGATGCGCGAGGTCCGTCGGTACCTCGACGGGCTGCCGGCGTCGACGCGCGTACTCGACGCGGGTTGCGGGGAGGGCGTGCTGGTTCAAGAGTACGCGGGTCGGCTGCGGATTGAGGGCGTCGACCTCCACTACACGTCGCCGCTGGTGCGATCAGGATCACTCACAGCGCTCCCGTTCGACGGCGAGCGGTTCGACCGGGCGTTGTGCCTCGATGTGCTCGAGCATCTCGCGCTGAAGGACCAGTTCTCCGCGCTCCAGGAACTGTTTCGCGTGCTCACACCGGGTGGCGAGCTGCTGCTGTCGGTTCCCAATCTGGCCCATCTGCAGTCGCGCGTGCACTTCCTCTTGAAGGGACAGTTGATCCGTACCGCGGCCGTCAGCAAACACCCGGGCGATCGGCCGGTCCGCGAGTTCGTCCAATTGGCGACGGCCGCCGGCTTCGAGATCGTCTCGAGGCGAGGGATTTTTCCGACGGTGCCGGTCCTCACCTCACTTATTCGCCGGCACCCGACCACACTCCAGTGGTTGCACACGCTGCTGTCGCGCTCGCTGCCAATCCCCGGCTGGTGCTTCCTGAATCTCGTCCGCGTCCGCAAGCCACATTCGGCCTTGAGCTCACGTGGGTAG
- a CDS encoding SAF domain-containing protein, with protein sequence MSTASTAMSGVPFEVLVSVDEWRDDGIVTARGLLSHLADVGATAVKIIACHPDHYSTRPVRVTHALSKIDPRLAAVTNGAPGASADLLAEIRSHLGRVPLVVAPYDIASCLEAATAGIDTWQVDEAMNGNVPLLEVLAGAARRVYFCTWGCTQREIDAARTILHATELVFLHRVRGSPASALMRDCATIAHLSGLGHRVGWKEPRPTRSHAIIALAVGGSVVEIPAITGDLDASEAAARVAIRIARLRGLAASSRRVLLGYSPDELDQVDDLRPGLVAACAIPAGTVLTRDMIAFKAPAVGLSVEHLGLAIGRRALYDLRPNEPLTFGVVL encoded by the coding sequence ATGAGTACCGCGTCCACGGCGATGAGCGGCGTGCCGTTCGAAGTGCTCGTCTCGGTCGACGAGTGGCGCGACGATGGCATCGTCACGGCACGGGGCCTGCTGTCGCACCTGGCCGACGTCGGCGCGACGGCGGTGAAGATCATCGCGTGCCATCCCGATCACTATTCGACCCGCCCGGTGCGGGTCACCCACGCACTCTCGAAGATCGATCCGCGGTTGGCCGCCGTCACGAATGGGGCACCGGGCGCGTCGGCCGATTTGCTGGCTGAGATCCGGTCGCACCTCGGTCGTGTGCCGCTGGTGGTGGCGCCCTACGACATCGCGTCGTGCCTGGAAGCGGCTACGGCTGGCATCGACACCTGGCAGGTCGACGAGGCGATGAACGGCAACGTGCCGTTGCTCGAGGTGCTGGCAGGCGCCGCCAGGCGGGTGTATTTCTGCACCTGGGGCTGCACGCAGCGGGAGATTGATGCGGCTCGCACGATCCTGCACGCCACCGAACTGGTGTTTCTCCATCGCGTGCGCGGCAGCCCGGCCTCGGCCCTGATGCGTGACTGCGCGACAATCGCCCACCTCTCGGGCCTGGGTCACCGCGTTGGCTGGAAGGAACCCCGTCCGACGCGCAGCCATGCGATTATCGCCTTGGCCGTTGGCGGATCGGTGGTCGAGATCCCCGCCATTACCGGTGATCTCGATGCCAGCGAGGCGGCGGCTCGCGTCGCCATTCGCATCGCCAGACTTCGCGGCCTCGCCGCGTCGAGCCGGCGGGTGCTGCTGGGCTATTCCCCGGACGAACTGGACCAGGTCGACGACCTGCGGCCGGGGCTGGTCGCGGCGTGTGCCATCCCCGCGGGCACGGTGCTGACGCGCGACATGATTGCGTTCAAGGCACCGGCCGTCGGGCTCTCGGTCGAGCACCTGGGCCTCGCGATTGGACGCAGGGCGCTGTACGACCTGCGCCCGAACGAGCCGCTCACCTTCGGGGTGGTGTTATGA
- a CDS encoding GDP-mannose 4,6-dehydratase translates to MRALITGGAGFIGSHLSEALLRDGHHVSIIDNLSTGAIENIAHLKSHPAFSYTIDTIEHEPVLAELVDGCDIVFHLAAAVGVRLIVEEPVRTIETNVHGTEVVLQHANKKKKLVLVASTSEVYGKSTDVPFRESGDLQLGATAKHRWAYACSKAIDEFLALAYWKERRLPVVIVRLFNTVGPRQTGRYGMVLPTFVGQALAGQPITVYGDGTQSRCFGYVGDVVGALIRLAQEPRAVGEVFNVGNDQEISIRALAERIKAMTHSASEIVTLPYDEVYETGFEDMARRIPDLSKIRKLIGYEPTVQLDRIIEEVVDYTRQRPSFV, encoded by the coding sequence ATGCGCGCATTGATTACGGGTGGTGCGGGATTCATCGGATCGCATCTGTCGGAAGCGCTGTTGCGGGACGGGCACCACGTGTCCATCATCGACAACCTGTCGACAGGCGCCATCGAGAACATCGCGCATCTGAAAAGCCACCCCGCGTTCAGTTACACGATCGACACGATCGAGCACGAACCGGTGCTGGCGGAACTGGTGGACGGGTGCGACATCGTGTTTCACCTGGCCGCGGCCGTCGGCGTCCGGCTTATCGTCGAAGAGCCGGTCCGCACGATCGAGACGAATGTGCACGGCACCGAGGTCGTGTTGCAGCACGCCAACAAGAAGAAGAAGCTCGTACTGGTCGCATCGACCTCCGAGGTGTATGGCAAGAGCACTGATGTGCCGTTTCGCGAGAGCGGCGATCTTCAGCTGGGTGCCACCGCCAAGCACCGGTGGGCCTACGCGTGCAGCAAGGCCATCGACGAGTTCCTGGCTTTGGCGTACTGGAAAGAGCGTCGGCTGCCTGTCGTCATTGTCCGGCTCTTCAACACGGTTGGCCCGCGCCAAACCGGCCGCTACGGCATGGTGCTTCCCACCTTCGTCGGGCAGGCGCTCGCCGGTCAGCCCATCACCGTCTACGGCGACGGCACGCAGAGCCGCTGCTTCGGGTACGTCGGCGATGTGGTCGGCGCGCTGATCCGGCTGGCGCAGGAACCGCGCGCCGTCGGTGAGGTCTTCAACGTCGGTAACGATCAGGAGATCTCGATTCGCGCGCTTGCCGAGCGCATCAAGGCCATGACCCACAGCGCCTCCGAGATTGTCACCCTGCCATACGACGAGGTCTACGAGACCGGGTTTGAGGACATGGCCAGACGCATCCCCGACCTGAGCAAGATCCGGAAGTTAATAGGCTACGAGCCAACGGTTCAGCTTGACCGCATCATCGAAGAGGTCGTCGATTACACGCGGCAGCGCCCGTCCTTCGTGTAG
- a CDS encoding radical SAM protein produces the protein MPKLRVLLDPIARMLRASPLASRWWARYRTWRLAADARRIMARGNGRADRLPAGVVYESTMRCNLHCAFCYVGSLLNIEGEWRQELPLEMLKRAFPDRDGLQISLTGGEIFVRKDIINTLELFRDKGYVCGYLTTNGTAITEERAEALAHLATRGFLKHISVSIDGPPEVHDEARGAKGTFERTAQGLKRMQDAAKRTGAPLRVSINTTVAAESIDALDQMVDVAESLGVDAIGLNHLMYSTPGEVNETLRLIGSTNPGVIATFVTPDPGVTPEQVRTKVRALQEKCRQRGIKFDVRPKVWPETTDAYYTAGSPLDGRCLYPFRHARVGFSGKVYFCPFIRVEVGDLTTQTLAEAWNSDTYVQLRKTLLDHKLFPVCRRCCKVELTRPVT, from the coding sequence ATGCCGAAGCTCCGCGTCCTGCTCGATCCGATCGCCAGAATGTTGCGTGCCTCACCGCTGGCCAGCCGCTGGTGGGCGCGGTACCGCACCTGGCGGCTCGCGGCCGATGCACGCCGCATCATGGCGCGGGGCAACGGTCGGGCCGATCGGCTGCCCGCGGGTGTCGTGTACGAATCCACGATGCGGTGCAATTTGCACTGCGCATTCTGTTACGTCGGGAGCTTACTGAACATCGAGGGCGAGTGGCGGCAGGAACTTCCCCTCGAGATGCTCAAACGGGCCTTTCCGGACCGGGACGGCCTCCAGATCAGTCTGACCGGCGGTGAGATCTTCGTCCGCAAGGACATCATCAACACACTCGAGTTGTTCCGCGACAAGGGCTACGTCTGCGGCTACCTGACGACCAACGGCACGGCGATCACCGAAGAACGCGCGGAGGCGCTGGCTCACCTGGCCACCAGAGGGTTCCTCAAACACATCAGCGTGTCGATCGACGGGCCGCCCGAGGTGCATGACGAGGCCCGCGGGGCCAAGGGGACCTTCGAACGGACGGCGCAGGGTCTGAAGCGAATGCAGGACGCCGCAAAGCGAACCGGCGCGCCGCTTCGTGTGAGTATCAACACGACGGTCGCTGCCGAGAGTATCGACGCACTGGATCAGATGGTCGACGTCGCCGAGAGTCTGGGCGTCGACGCGATCGGTCTCAATCACCTGATGTACAGCACACCAGGCGAGGTCAATGAGACGCTGCGACTCATCGGCAGCACCAATCCCGGCGTGATCGCCACCTTCGTGACGCCAGACCCGGGCGTGACGCCGGAGCAGGTCAGGACCAAGGTCCGGGCGCTCCAGGAGAAATGCCGCCAGCGCGGGATCAAGTTCGACGTCAGACCGAAGGTGTGGCCTGAGACCACCGACGCGTACTACACCGCCGGCTCACCCCTCGATGGCCGGTGCCTGTACCCGTTCCGGCATGCGCGCGTGGGATTCAGCGGGAAGGTGTACTTCTGTCCGTTCATTCGCGTCGAGGTCGGAGACCTCACCACCCAGACCTTGGCGGAGGCCTGGAACTCTGACACGTACGTCCAGCTCCGGAAGACGCTGCTCGACCACAAGCTGTTCCCCGTGTGTCGCCGCTGCTGCAAAGTCGAGCTCACGCGGCCGGTAACATGA